AACCGACTTGTGCAACACTTCCACTTCCAGGTATTCAGCCTGTTTTATTAGATTCAGAAGGAAATGAAATTGAAGGAAATAACGTAGAAGGAAATTTATGTATAAAATATCCTTGGCCTAGCATTTTGAGAACCACTTATGGTGACCATGAACGCTGTAAGCAAACTTATTTTTCTACCTACAGAGGTTATTATTTTACAGGTGATGGCTGTAAAAGAGACCATGATGGAATGTACAGAATTTTGGGAAGGGTAGATGATGTAATCAATGTTTCTGGACATAGAATGGGAACGGCAGAAGTAGAAGATGCCATCAATCAACACGAAGATGTCATTGAATCAGCAGTTGTGGGTTATCCTCATGACATAAAAGGACAAGGAATTTATGCTTTTGTGATTTGTGATGAAAACTCTAGTAAATCTCATGAAGAATTAAGAACCGAAATCTTACAAACAGTTTCACAAGAAATTGGAGCGATTGCCAAACCTGAAAAAATTCAAATCGTTTCTGGGCTTCCAAAAACTCGTTCTGGAAAAATTATGCGTAGAATTTTGAGGAAAATTGCAGAAGGAGATATTTCTAATTTGGGAGATACTTCTACACTTCTTGACCCAGAAGTTGTGAACGAAATAAAAGAAGGCGCAGGATTAGCTGTATAGGCATTTATAACTTACAACTCATAAAAAAAGCAACTTCTAAAAGAGGTTGCTTTTTTTGTTCCAACAATTAAAAAAGTAATTAGAATTACTAATTTAGAAACTAGATGAGAAAAATGTATTTTAGGTTGCTTTTATAACTTAAATAAAATTATTTCTAAAATAAAGATAATATTTAGTATATTTATGCTATACTTACTACTATAAAAAAATGAAATTTTATCTTTCCAGTTTTTATAAAATATTTTTATTCTTTTTACCTATTTTTTTCTGTTGTGTTCCGACAACTATTTTTGCTCAAACAATAGTTTTAGATGATGAAAAAGAAATTTCTAGCCTAGCAAGTTCACTTTCGTATTATGTTGAAGGACAGAATGAAAACTATACAATACAGGAGGTGTCAAGTCAAAGTTTTAATCAAAAATGGCTTCAAAATCCTGCTGAACATCTCAATTTGGGTTATAATTCTAAAGTAATTTGGCTCAAAATAGAAATAGAAAATCACAGTAAACAAGAAGATTGGAATCTTATATTGGACTTACCTTATATTGATAGTATTTATTTTTATGAGCCAGTTATTAAATCTGATACTAAAGTAGAGAATAACACTTCTAATTCTAAAAGGAAAATTATACAGACAGGTTGGCATTACCCTTATAATACCCGTACTAATTTAGAATCTAACGGTTTCGTATTTCCTTTATATCTTTCTCAAAATCAGAGTGGAATTTATTATTTGCGAACTCAGTCTACCAATCCTGTTCTTTTCCCCATTTCTATTACCAAACAGAAGCAAGCAATCCAACAAAGCCAAGATAATCATATTGGATATGGTATCTATTTTGGAATCTTGTTAGTTATTTGTTTGTATAATCTAATTATTTTCATAATGGTTAGAGATATAAGTTATTTATATTACGTAGCTTCTATTGTATTTACTTTTCTTATATTTGGTGGAGTGAGTGGTTATTTGTTTAAGTATATTTATCCTAATTATCCAGAAGTAAATTTCTATTTAGTGCGTCTTGCTATGATAGGAATCGTTTATGCGACAGGCTTATTTGTACTCAAGTTTTTAGAAGTTAAAAAATATAGTGTACTATTTTACAGGTATTTTCTATTCATTTTTGTACTTGCTTTTGTAGCTCTTATCTTAGATTTTTCAGGATATAGCTCTTCTATCAATAATATAGTCAAATTACATTCTTTTTCTTTGTTAGTTGTCGGTATTTATTGTTGGGTAAAAGGAAATAAAGTGGCTTATATCTATACTTTTGCTTGGATAGGATACACAACAGGAGGTTTAATGATTACACTCCGAAATAGTGGTTCATTACCTATTAATTTTTGGACGACACATGGTGCTGAAATAGGTTCAGCTTTAGAAGTGGTTTTGCTTTCAATTGCACTTGCAGAACGCTACCGAATTATGAAGAGAGAAAAAGAAATTGCTACCAAAAAAGCATTGGCATT
This is a stretch of genomic DNA from Bernardetia sp. MNP-M8. It encodes these proteins:
- a CDS encoding 7TM diverse intracellular signaling domain-containing protein; this encodes MKFYLSSFYKIFLFFLPIFFCCVPTTIFAQTIVLDDEKEISSLASSLSYYVEGQNENYTIQEVSSQSFNQKWLQNPAEHLNLGYNSKVIWLKIEIENHSKQEDWNLILDLPYIDSIYFYEPVIKSDTKVENNTSNSKRKIIQTGWHYPYNTRTNLESNGFVFPLYLSQNQSGIYYLRTQSTNPVLFPISITKQKQAIQQSQDNHIGYGIYFGILLVICLYNLIIFIMVRDISYLYYVASIVFTFLIFGGVSGYLFKYIYPNYPEVNFYLVRLAMIGIVYATGLFVLKFLEVKKYSVLFYRYFLFIFVLAFVALILDFSGYSSSINNIVKLHSFSLLVVGIYCWVKGNKVAYIYTFAWIGYTTGGLMITLRNSGSLPINFWTTHGAEIGSALEVVLLSIALAERYRIMKREKEIATKKALALEQRTTQELEEKVNERTLKLNESNEELAQINEELSINIETVEKQKTEIESKNQDITASINYAKRIQDAILPSQSSIQSAFTDSFTLYLPKDVVSGDFYFFFKNPKYIFLAVADCTGHGVPGSLMAMIGTNLLRESIVEKQMILPSEILMNLHEEIVSTLKQKETGNRDGMDISLCVINKMENKIYFSGAKNPLISIKNEEVTEHKGSRFSIGGSIKTEGINFEDKIIEIDNQTSYYMYSDGYQDQFGGESNKKFMRKNLKNLLQTIHKLPFQEQNNILETTLSKWKEIAQAPQIDDILVMGFKI